One window from the genome of Mauremys mutica isolate MM-2020 ecotype Southern chromosome 4, ASM2049712v1, whole genome shotgun sequence encodes:
- the GPR152 gene encoding probable G-protein coupled receptor 152, with product MEPFNTSYSNQTEPFTPASWRAAFLIATLGIGLPANAFIIWLTGWRLRRRGLSVFILSLATSDFLFLSTTVMQIMETLLDDNWVLGTPMCRLRYFLYDLSYHCSLFLLAALSVDRCLLVLLPLWYRCHRPLRLSSYICLGAWLVAALLNIKGIVFADVIRYPDGMLVCSSDRGKYEWPLRLLEVLVEGLFPFVVMVTTHAATLSRTFRRHTRPPSKFYRIVAATLSAYVLLNLPFQIVQLLFLVSWEHEEFNNRIFPFMVYFSYLINLNSSINPLIYIFFGSNICTGCGRHTTSSLATALTEEQGKSPGNTPSTSFSA from the coding sequence ATGGAGCCATTTAACACCTCATACTCCAACCAGACGGAACCCTTTACACCGGCATCATGGCGAGCAGCCTTCCTGATCGCCACGCTGGGCATCGGGCTGCCAGCCAACGCCTTCATCATCTGGCTGACAGGGTGGCGGCTGCGGCGCCGGGGCCTGTCCGTCTTCATCCTAAGCCTGGCCACGTCtgacttcctcttcctctccacCACGGTCATGCAGATCATGGAGACCTTGCTGGACGACAACTGGGTGCTGGGCACCCCCATGTGCCGCCTGCGCTACTTCCTCTACGACTTGAGCTACCACTGCAGCCTCTTCCTGCTGGCTGCCCTCAGCGTGGACCGctgcctgctggtgctgctgcccctCTGGTACCGCTGCCACCGCCCCCTGCGGCTCTCCAGCTACATCTGCTTGGGGGCCTGGCTGGTGGCCGCCCTGCTCAACATCAAGGGCATCGTCTTCGCCGACGTCATCCGGTATCCAGACGGGATGCTCGTCTGCTCCAGCGACCGGGGCAAATACGAGTGGCCCCTGCGCCTGCTGGAGGTGCTGGTGGAGGGACTCTTCCCCTTCGTTGTCATGGTGACCACCCATGCCGCCACCTTGTCCCGCACCTTCCGGCGCCACACCCGGCCCCCCAGCAAGTTCTACCGCATTGTGGCCGCCACCCTGTCAGCCTATGTGCTGCTCAACCTCCCCTTCCAGATTGTCCAGCTGCTCTTCCTGGTCTCCTGGGAGCATGAGGAGTTCAACAATCGCATCTTCCCCTTCATGGTCTACTTTAGCTACCTGATCAACCTCAACAGCAGCATCAACCCTCTCATCTACATCTTCTTCGGCTCCAACATCTGCACGGGCTGCGGCCGCCACACAACCTCCTCCCTTGCCACGGCCCTCACCGAGGAGCAAGGGAAGAGCCCTGGGAACACGCCCAGCACGTCCTTCTCAGCCTAG